A region of the Spartobacteria bacterium genome:
ACGTGCCAGTGCCCGCGAGACCATCGGTCGCGTTGCCGCCGGTGCCGTGGCTGAAAAATGGCTTCAACAGACCTATGGCGTGGAAATCGCCGCATGGGTGTCGGCCGCTGGAAAAATTCAGTGCCCGGAAGTTGATATGGAAACCATCACGCGGCAGCAAATCGATGAAAATATGATGCGCTGCCCCGACGCCAAAACAGCCGAAGCCATGATCGCGCACATTCTCGAATTGAAACAACAGGGCGACTCGACGGGAGGAATTGTTACCGGCATCTGTCGTCATGTTCCCGCCGGATGGGGTGAACCGGTTTTTGATAAGATGGGCGCGTGTCTGGCCCATGCCATGATGTCGATTCCTTCAGTCAAAGGCTTTGAAATCGGAACAGGTTTTTCCGGAACGTCCATGACAGGTTCACAGCATAATGACCGGTTTGAGTGGAAAAAAGATCGACTTCACGCCGCAACCAACCGCAGCGGCGGTATACAGGGAGGAATATCCAATGGGGAAACCATTTATTTTCGTGTCGCATTGAAGCCGGTGCCCTCTATTTGCAAACCGCAGGAAACCGTCAATTACGACGGACAACCATGTACCCTGGAGTCCAAAGGACGTCATGATCCCTGTGTGGCACCGCGTGCCGTTCCAGTGGTGGAAGCCATGGCCGCCATGGTTCTGGCAGATCTGGCACTTATCCAGCGTGCAGGAGCAGGCATATGAAAGACCACCCCTCAGAAGTGATTTACGATGAAACCAGCCATCCCGATGAAGTGACCACACCTGATAAAAAGGCCGAAAAAATAACGGCATTCGATGGATTTCCATTGGATGAGGCACCCTCTAAAGGCCGCTGGCTGACGTTCTGGAAACGCCCGTCCAAACGGGAACGTCAAATGGCCGTGATGCAGCAGAGCTATTTCGAACTGATTGGACTGATGCATTCCATCCGCGATCATCTTGAGTCCGGCGCGCGGGGACAGGAACACATGATGCTGCATATTCCTGAAGCCATGGAAGGACTCCGGCACATAGGACGCAGTGCCGATAAACAGGCCGAGGTGCTGGATTTGCTCCAGAAACAGCAGGAACGGAGCCTGCATCAGGATCAGGCGCTAACCAGCAGTATGGATCGCTTTAATACCACGCTCGGCACCATGGACGAGAACCAGCGTAACGCGATGCAACTGGTACGGGAACTTTCCGAGCGCACCATGAATGCCGAAGGGGCCCTGCATGAAGAACTATTGCGCTCCCAGCGACGACTGGTGTATTTGATTGGCTTCCTTGTTCTGTCCACCGGCCTCGTGCTTGCCGCCTTTATCATGTTCATCCTGCGCATGAGCGTCTGACCACCCCCCGCTCCAGTGACCGCAGGGAATGATGTGGTCAAATCATTCGCTTTTCGCGGCCTTTCGCAATTATCGCAGTTAAAACACCACGCACCTCTTGTACGCGGGGGGGGGCGATGGGTTTTATGGATGACGGATAGGGAATCCCACCCCAGGAAAGAAGACTGCATTGTGATACATTTATGAATCAATGTCGCCTCATGCGAACAGTTATGTATTTTTCCTCCATCTAGTCATAAAGATTGATAGGTCATTCGTATATAAATCATGTGGGGCGAACCGTGATTCAAACTCCTATCAAATAATATGTAACTATTTATATTATATATTTTTACGAATTGTATTCCATCGATTATCGTCCGGATAATCCCCTGTTGACGGTCCACTATCCGATATTCTTGGCACACGTGATGCGATGAAATGCATCATACGAGAATTCATGTACCAATCATGGGATAGCCATGCAGATCTAGGGAAAATGCTATGAAAATGACCTCTCACCGCACCTTTCACGACTGGCGAACAGCCTATAAAGGCAATAGTTTCTCCATTGGGGACATGGTTAGCGAAGTACTCGCTCGCTGTTCGCAAACCGATCCGGCATGGATCACCTTACTAAGTGAAATGCAATTACGCGCTCAGGCCGAAATGCTCCATCAAAGAGCACTCGAAGAAGGCTCTAATCCGGCCTATTTACCGCTCTACGGCATTCCTTTTGCCGTCAAAGATAATATCGATGTAAAGGGGTTACCCACCACGGCGGCCTGTCCGGATTTCTCTTATATTGCCAAAGAAACCGCTCCAGTGGTGCAGCATCTGATGGATGCGGGTGCCATTCTTGTGGGTAAAACCAATATGGATCAGTTTGCCACAGGACTGGTGGGGGTGCGCTCTCCCTATGGGGCGGTTCCCAATAGCTTTAATCCGGAATATATCTCTGGCGGCTCCAGTTCCGGCTCAGCGTCAGTGGTCGCGCGCGGACTGGTGGCCTTTTCTCTGGGAACAGATACGGCGGGGTCTGGACGCGTTCCGGCGGGATGCAATAATATCGTCGGACTCAAACCATCTAGGGGTGCGCTCAGCATACGAGGCGTTGTGCCGGCCTGTCGTACGCTGGATTGTGTGTCGATTTTCAGTCTAACCGTCGAAGATGCAGAAGATGTCTACCGTATTGCAGCGCAATATGATGTTCAGGATCCGTATTCACGACACCCCGAAATAAAACCGCGCAATCCAGCCAGCACCCCCGTTTTCGCCTATCCAGAGAGACTGGAATTCTTTGGTGACACGCTAGCAGCGGAATCCTATTATGCCGCATTTGCCCATCTG
Encoded here:
- the aroC gene encoding chorismate synthase, with the translated sequence MGNTFGRLFRVTTFGESHGVGVGCTVDGCPAGLPLSEEDINQALYRRRPGQSAISTPRSEEDRVELLSGVYQGCTLGTPLAMVVRNTNTKPGDYAHMQQIPRPSHADFTYRQKYDAVMPSGGGRASARETIGRVAAGAVAEKWLQQTYGVEIAAWVSAAGKIQCPEVDMETITRQQIDENMMRCPDAKTAEAMIAHILELKQQGDSTGGIVTGICRHVPAGWGEPVFDKMGACLAHAMMSIPSVKGFEIGTGFSGTSMTGSQHNDRFEWKKDRLHAATNRSGGIQGGISNGETIYFRVALKPVPSICKPQETVNYDGQPCTLESKGRHDPCVAPRAVPVVEAMAAMVLADLALIQRAGAGI